In Paracoccaceae bacterium Fryx2, a single genomic region encodes these proteins:
- a CDS encoding penicillin-binding protein 2, with protein sequence MIRTPLRPLARILSARARGENPELIERENRARRGEALRDRAKSRAEGRLLILGLAFFAAFTVIGARMGLLAASVPMEPRSAAPGAEILAQRSDITDRNGRVLATNMLTHSLYAQPKDTVDPARVARELAVIFPDMDAAALERRFTDGRSFMWVRRVLSPEQRQAVHDIGDPGLLFGPREMRLYPNGRLAAHVLGGASFGAEGVHSAEVIGTAGIEKALDARLRDPAQGGAPVALSIDLTVQATTEEVLFAGMKMMNAKGAAAILMDVHSGEILAMASLPDFDPNNRPQPLTTGDAGDSPLFNRAVQGVYELGSTFKIFAVAQALELGLLNPETMVDANSPMQWGKFRIKEFEGKNYGPLLSATDVIVKSSNVGSARIGLMIGGLRQQAFLKSLGMFDATPVELIEAPGAKPLIPSRWAEIVTITTSYGHGMSASPLHLAAAYATVANGGTTVRPTLLHGAPHEPGTRVLSERNSAAAVSMLRQVVTKGTASMGEVPGYAVAGKTGTADKPKPTGGYYKDKVINTFASVFPANAPKYVLIVTLDEPVETSGPKPRRTAGWTAVPVAAEIIRRTAPLLGLRPEVELAPPLALTAVGD encoded by the coding sequence GTGATCCGCACCCCCCTGCGCCCGCTGGCGCGCATCCTTTCCGCCCGTGCCAGGGGCGAAAACCCCGAGCTGATCGAACGCGAGAACCGCGCCCGGCGCGGCGAGGCGCTGCGCGACCGCGCCAAGTCCCGCGCCGAGGGGCGGCTGCTGATCCTCGGCCTCGCCTTCTTCGCCGCCTTCACGGTGATCGGCGCCCGCATGGGGCTGCTGGCGGCCTCGGTGCCGATGGAGCCTCGCTCCGCCGCGCCGGGGGCCGAGATCCTGGCGCAGCGTTCCGACATCACCGACCGCAACGGCCGCGTGCTGGCCACCAACATGCTGACGCACTCGCTCTACGCCCAGCCCAAGGACACGGTCGATCCCGCCCGCGTTGCCCGCGAACTGGCGGTGATCTTTCCCGACATGGATGCCGCGGCGCTGGAACGCCGCTTCACCGACGGGCGCAGCTTCATGTGGGTGCGCCGCGTGCTCTCGCCCGAACAGCGCCAGGCCGTGCATGACATCGGTGACCCCGGCCTCCTGTTCGGCCCGCGCGAGATGCGGCTCTATCCCAACGGCCGGCTGGCCGCGCATGTGCTGGGCGGCGCCAGTTTCGGCGCCGAAGGCGTGCATTCGGCCGAGGTGATCGGCACGGCCGGCATCGAGAAGGCGCTCGACGCCCGGCTGCGCGACCCGGCGCAGGGCGGCGCACCGGTGGCGCTCTCGATCGACCTGACGGTGCAGGCCACCACCGAAGAGGTGCTGTTCGCCGGCATGAAGATGATGAACGCCAAGGGCGCCGCCGCCATCCTGATGGACGTGCATTCCGGCGAGATCCTGGCCATGGCCTCGCTGCCCGATTTCGACCCCAACAACCGGCCCCAGCCCCTGACCACCGGCGATGCCGGCGACAGCCCGCTGTTCAACCGCGCGGTGCAGGGGGTTTACGAGCTTGGCTCCACCTTCAAGATCTTCGCCGTGGCGCAGGCGCTGGAACTGGGCCTGCTGAACCCCGAAACCATGGTCGATGCCAACTCTCCGATGCAATGGGGCAAGTTCAGGATCAAGGAGTTCGAGGGCAAGAACTACGGCCCGCTGCTGTCGGCCACCGACGTGATCGTGAAATCCTCCAACGTCGGTTCGGCCCGCATCGGCCTGATGATCGGCGGCCTGCGCCAGCAGGCGTTCCTGAAATCGCTCGGCATGTTCGACGCGACCCCGGTCGAGCTGATCGAGGCGCCCGGCGCCAAGCCGCTGATCCCGTCGCGCTGGGCCGAGATCGTCACGATCACGACCTCCTACGGCCACGGCATGTCGGCCAGCCCGCTGCACCTTGCCGCGGCCTATGCCACCGTGGCCAACGGCGGCACCACCGTGCGCCCGACCCTGCTGCACGGCGCCCCTCACGAACCCGGCACGCGCGTGCTGTCCGAACGCAACTCTGCCGCGGCCGTGTCGATGCTGCGCCAGGTCGTGACCAAGGGCACCGCCTCGATGGGCGAGGTGCCGGGCTATGCCGTGGCCGGCAAGACCGGCACCGCAGACAAGCCCAAACCCACCGGCGGCTACTACAAGGACAAGGTTATCAACACCTTCGCCAGCGTGTTCCCGGCCAATGCCCCGAAATACGTCCTGATCGTCACCCTCGACGAGCCGGTCGAAACCTCCGGCCCCAAGCCGCGCCGCACCGCCGGCTGGACGGCCGTTCCGGTCGCGGCCGAGATCATCCGCCGCACCGCGCCGCTGCTCGGCCTGCGACCCGAGGTTGAACTTGCCCCTCCCCTTGCGCTAACTGCCGTCGGCGACTGA
- a CDS encoding cell division protein FtsL yields the protein MRPVMYILTFLAVMGLAFWAYRENYATQQALKEVSSLQGQIAGLREALSVQRAEWAYLNRPARLRELTTINFDRLRLLPLEPEQFGQAALLAYPAPALPEISETVDLSGDQEAFP from the coding sequence ATGCGCCCCGTGATGTATATCCTGACCTTTCTCGCCGTGATGGGGCTGGCCTTCTGGGCCTACCGCGAGAATTACGCCACCCAGCAGGCGCTCAAGGAAGTCTCGTCCCTGCAAGGGCAGATCGCGGGCCTGCGCGAGGCGCTGTCGGTGCAGCGCGCCGAATGGGCCTACCTCAACCGCCCCGCCCGGCTGCGCGAGCTGACCACGATCAACTTCGACCGCCTGCGCCTCCTGCCGCTGGAACCCGAACAGTTCGGCCAGGCGGCGCTGCTGGCCTACCCCGCCCCCGCCCTGCCCGAAATATCAGAGACCGTCGACCTGTCCGGCGACCAGGAGGCTTTCCCGTGA
- the rsmH gene encoding 16S rRNA (cytosine(1402)-N(4))-methyltransferase RsmH — protein sequence MPPRAPDPDQPHVPVLLAPLLAAVAPVTGLWLDGTFGAGGYARGLLDAGATTVIGVDRDPAALEMAAAWAGTYGDRLRLVAGTFSALDTYADAPLDGIVLDLGVSSMQLDQAQRGFSFAKDGPLDMRMSQDGPSAQDIVNTESEEHLADILYLYGEERASRRIARAIVSARTAAPIITTLQLSEIVSRCLPRPKPGQSHPATRSFQAIRIAVNAEFSELAEGLAAAERALKPGGKLAVVTFHSLEDRIVKRFFQLRSGGEAQANRYAPARAEDTPRFTLLTRRAVAADDAELAANPRSRSARLRVGQRTDAPAGRAEDAALGVPQFTRKGRR from the coding sequence ATGCCCCCGCGCGCCCCCGACCCCGATCAGCCGCACGTCCCCGTGCTTCTGGCCCCTCTGCTGGCCGCCGTCGCCCCGGTTACCGGCCTCTGGCTCGACGGCACCTTCGGCGCGGGCGGCTACGCGCGCGGCCTTCTGGATGCCGGGGCCACCACGGTGATCGGCGTCGACCGCGACCCCGCGGCGCTGGAAATGGCCGCCGCCTGGGCCGGCACCTACGGCGACCGGCTGCGGCTGGTGGCGGGCACGTTTTCCGCCCTCGACACCTATGCCGACGCGCCCCTCGACGGCATCGTGCTCGACCTCGGCGTGTCCTCGATGCAGCTTGACCAGGCCCAGCGCGGCTTTTCCTTCGCCAAGGACGGCCCGCTCGACATGCGGATGAGCCAGGACGGCCCCAGCGCGCAGGACATCGTCAACACCGAGTCCGAGGAACACCTGGCCGACATCCTCTACCTTTACGGCGAGGAACGCGCCTCGCGCCGCATCGCGCGCGCCATCGTCTCCGCCCGCACCGCAGCGCCGATCATCACCACGCTCCAGCTTTCCGAGATCGTCAGCCGCTGCCTGCCGCGCCCCAAGCCGGGGCAAAGCCACCCCGCGACCCGCAGCTTCCAGGCGATCCGCATCGCGGTGAATGCCGAGTTTTCCGAACTGGCCGAAGGGCTTGCCGCCGCCGAACGCGCGCTGAAACCCGGCGGCAAGCTGGCGGTCGTGACCTTCCACAGCCTCGAAGACCGCATCGTGAAGCGCTTCTTCCAGCTCCGCTCGGGCGGCGAGGCGCAGGCCAACCGCTACGCCCCGGCCCGCGCCGAGGATACCCCGCGCTTCACCCTGCTGACCCGCCGCGCCGTCGCGGCCGACGATGCCGAACTGGCCGCCAACCCGCGCTCGCGCTCCGCCAGGCTGCGTGTCGGCCAACGCACCGATGCCCCGGCCGGCCGGGCCGAGGATGCCGCCCTCGGCGTGCCGCAATTCACCCGGAAAGGACGCCGCTGA
- the mraZ gene encoding division/cell wall cluster transcriptional repressor MraZ, whose product MSEAFRGEFNQKVDSKARVSIPAAFRRVLEAGDPNFPGNPRARFILVYGGETRRFLECYTLTEMARLERRVARMPVGDKKRIYLTRNLITRSLEVEIDDDGRIVLPPKGRDKIELAMAELKDGSEATFAGMLNAFQIWKRDTYDSDSGQAGAEQDLLAEGEDMLSLLPPDDDDTEG is encoded by the coding sequence GTGTCAGAGGCGTTCAGGGGCGAATTCAACCAGAAGGTTGACAGCAAGGCAAGGGTTTCGATCCCCGCAGCCTTTCGCCGTGTCCTGGAGGCTGGTGACCCCAATTTCCCCGGCAACCCGCGTGCCCGGTTCATTCTGGTCTATGGCGGCGAAACCCGCCGGTTCCTCGAATGCTACACCCTCACCGAAATGGCCCGGCTCGAACGCCGCGTCGCCCGGATGCCGGTCGGTGACAAGAAGCGCATCTACCTGACCCGCAACCTGATCACCCGCTCGCTCGAAGTCGAGATCGACGACGACGGCCGCATCGTGCTGCCGCCCAAGGGGCGCGACAAGATCGAACTTGCGATGGCCGAACTGAAGGACGGGTCCGAGGCGACCTTCGCCGGCATGTTGAACGCCTTCCAGATCTGGAAGCGCGACACCTACGACTCCGACTCCGGCCAGGCCGGGGCAGAACAGGATCTGCTGGCCGAGGGCGAGGACATGCTCTCGCTCCTGCCCCCCGACGACGACGACACGGAGGGCTGA
- a CDS encoding Mrp/NBP35 family ATP-binding protein, which yields MSVTQEAVLAALSRVPLPGGGDLVSRDMIRALTVEAGQVRFVIEAESPEQARALAPAQAQAEAALRALPGVAGVQVVMTAHGPAARAPAVKIGQHPSPQTGGPQRISGIDRIIAIGSGKGGVGKSTVASNLAVALARQGRRVGLLDADIYGPSQPRMMGVRKRPASPDGKTIIPLQAHGVTMMSIGLMLKEDEAVIWRGPMIMGALQQLLGQVAWGRLDILLIDLPPGTGDIQLTLCQRTHLTGAIVVSTPQDVALLDARKALDMFQKLKTPVLGLIENMSTYICPNCGHEAHLFGHGGVAAEAAKQGLPFLGELPLSLDVRVAGDAGTPIAAGEGPQADAYARLAARLVAGGMA from the coding sequence ATGTCCGTCACGCAAGAGGCCGTGCTGGCCGCCCTTTCCCGGGTGCCGCTGCCCGGCGGCGGCGATCTGGTTTCGCGCGACATGATTCGCGCCCTGACGGTCGAGGCGGGCCAGGTGCGGTTCGTGATCGAGGCCGAAAGCCCTGAACAGGCACGCGCACTGGCCCCCGCGCAGGCGCAGGCCGAAGCCGCGCTGCGCGCGCTGCCCGGGGTGGCCGGCGTGCAGGTGGTGATGACGGCGCACGGCCCTGCGGCCAGGGCGCCTGCCGTCAAGATCGGCCAGCATCCGTCGCCGCAAACGGGCGGGCCGCAGCGCATTTCCGGCATCGACCGCATCATCGCCATCGGCTCGGGCAAGGGCGGGGTCGGCAAGTCGACGGTCGCCTCGAACCTCGCGGTGGCGCTGGCGCGGCAGGGCAGGCGGGTCGGCCTGCTGGATGCCGACATCTACGGCCCGTCGCAGCCGCGCATGATGGGCGTCAGAAAGCGCCCCGCCAGCCCCGACGGCAAGACCATCATCCCCCTGCAGGCGCATGGCGTCACCATGATGTCGATCGGCCTGATGCTGAAGGAGGACGAGGCGGTGATCTGGCGCGGCCCGATGATCATGGGCGCCTTGCAGCAGTTGCTGGGGCAGGTGGCGTGGGGCAGGCTCGACATCCTGCTGATCGACCTGCCGCCCGGCACCGGCGACATCCAGCTGACGCTCTGCCAGCGCACCCACCTGACCGGCGCCATCGTCGTCTCCACCCCGCAGGACGTGGCGCTGCTCGATGCGCGCAAGGCGCTCGACATGTTCCAGAAGCTCAAGACCCCGGTTCTGGGCCTGATCGAGAACATGTCCACCTACATCTGTCCGAACTGCGGCCACGAGGCGCATCTCTTTGGCCATGGCGGCGTGGCAGCCGAGGCGGCCAAGCAGGGCCTGCCCTTCCTGGGCGAACTGCCGCTCAGTCTCGACGTGCGGGTGGCGGGCGATGCCGGAACGCCGATTGCCGCGGGCGAGGGGCCGCAGGCCGACGCCTACGCCCGGCTGGCGGCGCGGCTGGTGGCCGGCGGCATGGCCTGA
- a CDS encoding DUF1127 domain-containing protein, whose product MAYANTNRTAHHGVAYRVTSLVGSVKAYFQQRRVYSQTVRELNALSTRELADLGIHRSMITRIALEAAYGK is encoded by the coding sequence ATGGCTTACGCTAACACCAACCGCACCGCGCACCATGGTGTCGCCTACCGCGTCACCTCACTGGTGGGGTCGGTCAAGGCGTACTTCCAGCAGCGCCGCGTCTATTCGCAAACCGTGCGCGAACTGAATGCACTGTCCACCCGCGAACTGGCCGATCTGGGCATCCACCGCTCGATGATCACCCGGATCGCGCTGGAGGCGGCCTACGGCAAATAG
- a CDS encoding benzoate/H(+) symporter BenE family transporter: protein MRASLLSAALVAALVGYGSTIALILAAAAALGATPAQTASWVLALCLAKAAGSAVLSLWSRVPVVLAWSTPGAALIAATQGISMPEAVGAFVLAGALVALTGALGPLGRAVALIPDGIAAGMLAGVLLPFCLALPGAALALPLLVLPMVAVFLLVRLANPALAVLAALGCGLALAFATGAAALPGLSLPPPALTFIPPDFRPGVLLGLGLPLYLVTMASQNLPGFATLRAAGYAAPVRPALLVTGGLSALSALFGAHTTSMAAITAAICLGPDVHPDRDRRWRVGLVYAGIWVALGLFSPLILGFIAALPAALVTALVGLALLGPLTGALTGAFAAPPQRFAAAVTLTVTAAGVAVFGIGAAFWGLLAGLAVHGLDRAAHRLNRP from the coding sequence ATGCGGGCATCCCTTCTTTCGGCGGCGCTGGTCGCGGCGCTGGTCGGTTATGGCTCGACCATCGCGCTGATCCTGGCGGCGGCCGCGGCGCTGGGCGCGACCCCGGCGCAGACGGCGTCCTGGGTGCTGGCGCTGTGCCTTGCCAAGGCGGCAGGCTCGGCGGTGCTGAGCCTGTGGTCGCGGGTGCCGGTGGTGCTGGCCTGGTCGACACCGGGGGCGGCGCTGATCGCGGCGACACAGGGCATTTCCATGCCCGAGGCGGTGGGCGCCTTCGTGCTGGCCGGGGCGCTGGTGGCGCTGACCGGGGCGCTCGGGCCGCTGGGGCGCGCGGTGGCGCTGATCCCGGACGGCATCGCGGCGGGGATGCTGGCGGGCGTGCTCTTGCCGTTCTGCCTCGCACTGCCCGGCGCGGCGCTGGCGCTGCCGCTGCTGGTGCTGCCGATGGTCGCCGTCTTCCTGCTGGTGCGGCTGGCCAATCCGGCGCTGGCGGTGCTGGCGGCACTGGGCTGCGGGCTGGCGCTGGCCTTTGCCACCGGGGCGGCCGCCCTGCCGGGGCTTTCCCTGCCGCCGCCCGCCCTGACCTTCATCCCCCCCGACTTCCGTCCCGGCGTGCTGCTGGGCCTTGGCCTGCCGCTCTACCTTGTCACCATGGCGTCGCAGAACCTGCCGGGCTTTGCTACGCTGCGCGCCGCGGGCTACGCGGCGCCGGTGCGCCCTGCCCTGCTGGTCACGGGCGGATTGTCGGCGCTGAGCGCGCTGTTCGGCGCCCACACCACCAGCATGGCGGCGATCACGGCAGCGATCTGCCTTGGCCCCGATGTCCACCCCGACCGCGACCGGCGCTGGCGGGTCGGGCTGGTCTATGCGGGCATCTGGGTGGCGCTGGGCCTGTTCAGCCCGCTGATCCTGGGGTTCATCGCCGCCCTGCCTGCCGCGCTGGTCACGGCGCTGGTCGGGCTTGCGCTGCTGGGGCCCCTGACCGGCGCGCTGACCGGGGCCTTTGCCGCGCCGCCGCAACGCTTCGCCGCCGCCGTCACCCTGACCGTCACCGCCGCAGGCGTCGCGGTGTTCGGCATCGGCGCGGCCTTCTGGGGCCTGCTCGCGGGCCTTGCCGTCCATGGGCTTGACCGCGCCGCCCACCGCCTGAACCGCCCCTGA
- a CDS encoding FCD domain-containing protein — MERESRVNRIERDDGGAAPGWMPLPQVVARKLQTMILNGTLKPGDRIPSQRVLSDSFSVSRASLREALLTLETLGLIRTEPGRGTFVTAGRQSPDAADLKWRYADSYPMPDVFQTRLMLESQISAAAAAVIGAMPLAALAEATDRMERCWEEGDLLSNVEADLAFHLAIAQSCGNRLLLTLYDTVRSLLTETQRQPIPRTRSDRMRESLAEHRAVIAALAAGDAEAARQAMAAHVRNTALCAGIVI, encoded by the coding sequence ATGGAACGGGAAAGCAGGGTGAACCGGATCGAACGCGACGACGGGGGGGCAGCACCGGGCTGGATGCCGCTGCCGCAGGTGGTGGCGCGCAAGTTGCAGACCATGATCCTGAACGGAACCCTGAAGCCTGGCGACCGCATTCCGTCGCAGCGCGTGCTGTCGGACAGCTTTTCCGTCAGCCGGGCCTCGCTGCGCGAGGCGCTTCTGACCCTTGAAACGCTGGGCCTGATCCGCACCGAACCGGGGCGCGGCACCTTCGTCACCGCCGGGCGGCAAAGCCCCGATGCGGCCGACCTGAAATGGCGCTACGCCGACAGCTACCCGATGCCCGACGTGTTCCAGACCCGGCTGATGCTGGAAAGCCAGATCAGCGCCGCGGCCGCCGCGGTCATCGGCGCCATGCCTCTGGCCGCGCTGGCCGAGGCCACCGACCGGATGGAACGCTGCTGGGAGGAGGGCGATCTTCTGTCGAACGTCGAGGCCGATCTGGCGTTCCATCTGGCGATTGCCCAATCCTGCGGCAACCGGCTGCTTCTGACGCTCTATGACACGGTGCGCAGCCTGCTGACCGAAACCCAGCGCCAGCCGATTCCGCGCACCCGGTCGGACCGGATGCGCGAATCGCTCGCCGAACACCGGGCGGTCATCGCGGCGCTGGCCGCAGGCGATGCCGAGGCGGCGCGGCAGGCGATGGCGGCGCATGTGCGCAACACGGCGCTTTGCGCCGGGATCGTGATCTGA
- a CDS encoding ABC transporter substrate-binding protein — protein MFRRSFLQATAIAAALAFTAQAQAADLTVGANIGNVPWEFQDDSGAFVGFEIDLATEIAARLGRDLKLENIPFNGLFSAVQSGRIDMAMSSITITQKRLAEVSFAQAYYDSDQSLTVTAASGLKGLADMSGKIIGVDTGSTGDMWATENQAKYGLAEIRRYEGLAPAMLDLVNGRVDGYISDIPALQYYAKDKPELLVAERILTGEQYSMMFAKDAPLAAEVSAILTTLKQEGFVAATHKKWFGADPEPATSTATVLDMPKLQ, from the coding sequence ATGTTCAGAAGATCCTTCTTGCAGGCCACGGCCATTGCGGCGGCACTGGCGTTCACGGCGCAGGCGCAGGCGGCGGACCTGACGGTGGGTGCCAACATCGGCAACGTGCCGTGGGAATTCCAGGATGACAGCGGCGCCTTCGTCGGGTTCGAGATCGATCTGGCGACCGAGATCGCCGCACGTCTGGGGCGCGACCTGAAACTGGAGAACATTCCGTTCAACGGCCTGTTCTCGGCGGTGCAGTCGGGGCGGATCGACATGGCGATGTCGTCGATCACCATCACCCAGAAGCGGCTTGCCGAGGTCAGCTTTGCCCAGGCCTATTATGACAGCGACCAGTCGCTGACCGTCACGGCGGCCAGCGGGCTCAAGGGGCTGGCCGACATGTCGGGCAAGATCATCGGCGTCGATACCGGATCGACCGGTGACATGTGGGCGACCGAGAATCAGGCGAAATACGGCCTTGCCGAGATCCGCCGCTACGAGGGGCTGGCGCCTGCGATGCTCGATCTGGTCAACGGCCGGGTCGATGGCTACATCAGCGACATTCCGGCCCTGCAATATTATGCCAAGGACAAGCCCGAGCTGCTGGTGGCCGAGCGCATCCTGACCGGCGAGCAATATTCGATGATGTTCGCCAAGGACGCCCCGCTGGCGGCCGAGGTGTCCGCGATCCTGACCACGCTGAAACAGGAAGGCTTTGTCGCAGCGACCCACAAGAAGTGGTTCGGCGCCGACCCCGAGCCCGCGACCTCGACCGCGACCGTGCTCGACATGCCGAAACTGCAATAA